AGTTTGGAACCCACGCCTTTGCCTTGCCAGGCGGTGGCCACGCCCATGCCGAACGAGCCGACATGGCTGCGGCGTACACGCAGGGTTTGTTCCAGGCCAAGCTGGCCGATTACTTCACCGGCGTACACGGCCACCAGCTGTAGCCGGCGCTCGTTATCCAGCTCCAGCTTGTTGCGCCAGGCCTGCACGGACTGGAAAGGCATTTGCAGCACCTGACGGCATACTGCCGGTTCGTTATAGAGCGCAGCGACGCCTTCAAGATGGGCCTCGGTGAAGCGCTGGATGACGATTTGGGGTTCAGGTGTGTGCATTGTGTTTCATCCTTTGAAAAACACGTGGCGGGTCAGTGTAGAGGGGGTGTTGGCGTGGTGGCTAGGGGCTTTGTGCTGGCGGGGGCATATCCATTATTTGGGGGATGGCTGCTATGGGTTCCGCCCTTACGGCGGGTCACTTTGGAAAAGCCCCAAAGTAACCAAAGGGCTCTTGCCCCACCACTCGGCACCTCGCCTAGGCTCGGTGTGCCCGAACGAAGGCTTTGGAGCGGGGGCCGCCGCGATGGGCCATCCCTGGCCCAGCGCGGCTAAACCGGCGTCCTGCCGGTTTACCCCCGCTCCAAAGCCTGCGTTCGGCCAGCGTGGTTTAACGGGGCGCCTAAGATCAAGATCAAAAGCAGAGCACGGCGGCCTGGTAGCCGACCTGAGTGGTTGGATCAAAAGCACAGCAGAGGCGGCCTGACAGCCGAC
The sequence above is a segment of the Pseudomonas sp. R76 genome. Coding sequences within it:
- a CDS encoding GNAT family N-acetyltransferase gives rise to the protein MHTPEPQIVIQRFTEAHLEGVAALYNEPAVCRQVLQMPFQSVQAWRNKLELDNERRLQLVAVYAGEVIGQLGLEQTLRVRRSHVGSFGMGVATAWQGKGVGSKLLTAALDVADNWMNLRRVELTVYADNEAAHNLYRKFGFEVEGRMRDYALRDGVFVDTLSMARLRQSA